CGCCGACGACGACATGCCGCTGGCCGGCCTGGTGCTCAACCGGGTCCACTCCACCGGCGCCCCGCAGCTCACCGCGGAGCGCGCGCTGGCCGCCGCCGAGGCACTGGAGGAGAACGGCACCCCGCACGCCGGAGCGGCGGCCGAGACGCTGGCCGCCGGCCTGCTGCGCCTGCACGCCGAACGGGTGCAGATCATGACGAGGGAGCGGCGCACCCGCAATCGCTTCGCCTCGGTCTACCCGGACGTACCGATCGTCGAGGTGGCCGCCCTCCCCGGCGACGTCCACGACCTGGACGGCCTGCGGGCCATCGGCGACCGGCTCGGCTCCCCCACCGAACGGCCCGACGGCCCGTCCACCGACCGCTCCTGACGGAGCGTCGGCCTCAGCCGGCCTGGGCGTAGTCCCGCAGGACCACCCCGGTCGCCAGCGACTCCTCGTACTCGGTGCGCGCGGTCTCCAGCAGCCGGCGCCAGGAGTCCACGGTCGGCCGCCGGCGCAGCAGCGCCCGCCGCTCGCGCTCCGTCATCCCGCCCCAGACGCCGAACTCGACCCGGTTGTCGAGCGCGTCCGCGAGGCACTCGGTGCGCACCGGACACCCGCTGCACACCGCCTTGGCGCGGTTCTGCGCCGCCCCCTGCACGAACAGTTCATCCGGATCGCTCGTGCGGCACGCCGCCTGCGCGCTCCAGTCGTCCACCCAGCCCATTCCGGCGCCGTCCTCTCCCGATTCGGGGCTCCCCCACGGCGGCAACGGCATATTCACCGTTGCCAGTTGAGGACGTTACGGAAGAACGGCACGACGCAACAGCCCCTGTGTGCCCAATCTCGCATGACCCGATCGGACTATGGGTGTCCAGCAGCTCACTCGTTGGAGTGACCGCAGGTCGGGGGCCTTGCCCGGGCCGGAAGGGGGGCTTTCGTCACGGTGCGCGACAGCGACCCGCCCGACACCCGTCCGGATCACGGGCATAACGCCGCGAATCGGACAAAGCTCATCACTCACAAGAGTGATGACGATGAACAGAGCGAAGCTGTCGCAGTTCTGTGACAAGCGTAGGCGAACACCTGCCCCCGTGTACGGGATTCCGCGACGTAGGGTTCTCCCCATGGCACCTTCGCGATCCACTGGCTCCTTCATGGACAAGGCAGGGCACGGCGTCAAGTTCCTGGGCGGCTCGGTCCTGGCCGGCATCCTGGTCGCCGGAATGGCGCTGCCCGCGGTCGGCGCGTTCGGCCTGACCGCCAAGGACACCGCGGAGTCGTTCGACAACATCCCGGACGACTTCAAGCAGCCCACCCTGTCCCAGGCGTCGATGATCTACGACGCCAAGGGCGGCCTGATCGCCAAGGTGTACGACCGCGACCGCACCATCCTCACCGCCGACCAGATGGCCCCGGTGATGCGCCAGGCCCAGGTCGACATCGAGGACGCCCGCTTCTACGAGCACGGCGCCGTCGACCTCAAGGGCGTGCTCCGCGCGATCACCAAGAACGCCGAGTCCGGCACCACCGCGCAGGGCGCCTCCACGCTCACCCAGCAGTACGTGAAGAACGTCTTCGTCGAGCAGGCGGGCGACGACCAGCAGGCGTTCCTGGAGGCCACCAGGAAGAGCCTGGGCCGCAAGATCCAGGAGCTCAAGTACGCCATCAAGCTGGAGGAGGACCTGTCCAAGGACCAGATCCTCACCAACTACCTGAACATCACCTTCTACGGCCACCAGGCGTACGGCGTCGAGGCCGCCGCCAACCGGTACTTCAGCAAGAGCGCCAAGGACCTCACCATCCCCGAGGCCGCGATGCTGGCCGGCCTGGTGCAGAACCCCACGGCGTACGACCCGGTCGCCCACCCGCAGGCCGCGCAGACCAGGCGCGACACGGTGATCAACAAGCTGCTGGAGTACAAGCACATCACCCCGGAGCAGGCCAAGGAGGCGCTCGCCGCGCCGCTCGGCGTCCACTACTCCGAGCCGCAGAACGGCTGCATCACCGCGCAGAACGGCATGGGCTTCTTCTGCGACTACGTGCGCCACGTGGTCAAGCAGGACCCGGCGTTCGGCGCGACCGCGGCGGACCGCCAGAAGCTCTGGTCGCAGGGCGGGTTGAAGATCACCACCACCATCGACCCGGACAAGCAGAGCGCCATGTACAACGCGGTCACCAAGAAGGTCTACGTGACCGACCCGGTCTCCGCCGCCGGCACCATGATCGAGCCCGGCACCGGCAAGATCCTCGCCATGGCGCAGACCCGCCCGTACGGCCTGGACACCTCGAAGAACCAGACCGTGCTGAACCTCAACGTCGGCGCGTCGATGGGCGGCGGCAACGGCTTCTCCCCCGGCTCGACCTTCAAGCCGATCGTGGCCGCGGCCGCCCTGGAGTCCGGCATCCCGATCAGCCAGGAATACCCCTCGCCGTACAGCATGCAGTACCCCAAGATGAGCACCTGCGACGGCACCACCAACGACACGCCGACGCTGACCAACGAGTCCACCAGCGAGCACGGCCCGTACAGCCTGCAGGTCGCCATGCAGAAGTCGGTCAACACCTACTTCATCCAGCTGGAACAGCAGATGGGCCTCTGCCCGGTCAAGCAGATGACCGACAAGCTGGGCCTCGGCACCCTGGCCAACGGCACCAAGATCCAGCAGGTCGCCTCGATGACCCTGGGCACCCAGGAGGTCAGCCCGCTGCAGATGGCCGGCGCCTACGCGGCCTTCGCCGCCCGCGGCCTCTACTGCACCCCGATCGCGATCACCTCGGTCACCGGCTCCAACGGCAAGGACATCGGCGTCCCGAGCGCCAACTGCAACCAGGCGATGTCCCAGACCACCGCGGACGGCATCAACACCCTGCTGCTCGGCGTCACCGAGAAGGGCACCGGCTCCGCCCTCGGCCTCGACGACGGCCGCCAGATCGCCGGCAAGACCGGCACCACCGACAACCGCTACGCGGCCTGGTTCACCGGCTACACCCCCGACCTGGTCACCTCGGTCTGGCTCGGCGGCGTCGGCGGCAACGTCCCGATGCGCAACATCCGCATCGGCGGCAAGCCCTTCAGCGCGGTCTACGGCTCCGACGGCCCCGGCCCGATCTGGCAGAAGGCCATGAACGACGCCCTCGACGGCAGCGCCCCGCGCTCCTTCCAGAAGGTCGACATCCCGCAGCCCACCCAGTCCCCCAGCCCCGGCGACAGCCCGTCCGCCCCCTCCGGCGACAACGTCCAGGGCGGGAACAACGGCTGGCCCACCGGCGGCGCCACCACGGCCGGAGCCACTACCCCCGGCGGCGGTGGCGGCGGCGGTGGCGCCAACGGCGGGAACAACGGCGGCAACACCGGCGGGAGCAACGACGGCGGCCTGGTCAACGGCGGCATCACCCTCCCGCCCGGCACCATCGGCGGCAACACCACCAAGCCCGGCCGCCACTGACCCGGCGGCACCCACGACGAAGCCGCCGGCCCGGAGGAGGTCCTCCGGGCCGGCGGCTTCTCCGCTTGTCCGCTTCCCTGCTTCTCCGCGGGCCGGCGTCACCCGCCCGCCAGGGCGTCAGGCCGCCCGTCAGGGCCTCAGGCCGTCCGTCAGGGCGTCAGGCCGTCCGCCCGCCCGTGCGTCAGCCGGCCAGCGCGGCCTTCACCGCGGCGGCCACCCGGCCGCCGTCCGCCTTGCCCTCCACCTGCGGACGCACCAGCTTCATCACGGCGCCCATGCCCTGCGGGCCGCTCGCCCCGGACTCGGCCACCGCGGCGGCGACCACGGCCGCCAGCTCCTCGTCCGAGAGCTGCTTCGGCAGGAACTCGGCCAGCACCTCGCCCTCGGCCCGCTCCCGCGCCGCCTGCTCGGCCCGGCCGGCGCCCTCGAAGGCGGTGGCCGCCTCCCGGCGCTTCTTCGCCTCCTTGCCGATCACCTGCAGCACCTCGTCGTCGGACAGCACGCGCTTCTCCTCGCCCGCCACCTCCGCACTGGTGACCGCGGACAGCGTCAGCCGCAGGGTGGACGAGCGCAGCTCGTCCCGTGCCTTGATCGCAGCCGTGAGGTCCTCCTGCAGCTGCTCCTTGAGCGTCGTCATGCCGCCGATTCTGGCACCTGCCCCGCCCCCGTGCCGCCCCATTTACGCCCGGCCGCGCGCCCGGCCCCGCTCCCGGCCCGCTGCCCCGGCCGTTCCCCGCCCGTCCCCCGGGCGCCCCTGACACCCCGTCGGACCGCTTCGCCCCCGGGTGCCCGTACGACCGTTCCCCCCGTCTGCGACGATGGACCGATGCGACCGCTGTACTCCGTCCCGCTCGGTGTCGCCGCCGCCGGCGCCGCCTGTCTCGTCTACGCCGCCGGGTACGAGGTCCGCTCGTTCCGCCTGCGCCGCGTCGAGGTCCCGATCCTGCCCGCCGGTGCCCGGCCCGTCCGGATCCTCCAGGTCTCCGACATCCACATGGTCAACGGCCAGGCCAAGAAGCAGCGCTGGCTGCAGAGCCTGGCGGGCCTGCGCCCCGACCTGGTGGTCAACACCGGCGACAACCTCTCCGACCCGCTCGGCGTCCCCGCCGCCCTGGACGCCCTCGGCCCGCTG
The window above is part of the Kitasatospora sp. NA04385 genome. Proteins encoded here:
- a CDS encoding WhiB family transcriptional regulator, which codes for MGWVDDWSAQAACRTSDPDELFVQGAAQNRAKAVCSGCPVRTECLADALDNRVEFGVWGGMTERERRALLRRRPTVDSWRRLLETARTEYEESLATGVVLRDYAQAG
- a CDS encoding transglycosylase domain-containing protein — encoded protein: MAPSRSTGSFMDKAGHGVKFLGGSVLAGILVAGMALPAVGAFGLTAKDTAESFDNIPDDFKQPTLSQASMIYDAKGGLIAKVYDRDRTILTADQMAPVMRQAQVDIEDARFYEHGAVDLKGVLRAITKNAESGTTAQGASTLTQQYVKNVFVEQAGDDQQAFLEATRKSLGRKIQELKYAIKLEEDLSKDQILTNYLNITFYGHQAYGVEAAANRYFSKSAKDLTIPEAAMLAGLVQNPTAYDPVAHPQAAQTRRDTVINKLLEYKHITPEQAKEALAAPLGVHYSEPQNGCITAQNGMGFFCDYVRHVVKQDPAFGATAADRQKLWSQGGLKITTTIDPDKQSAMYNAVTKKVYVTDPVSAAGTMIEPGTGKILAMAQTRPYGLDTSKNQTVLNLNVGASMGGGNGFSPGSTFKPIVAAAALESGIPISQEYPSPYSMQYPKMSTCDGTTNDTPTLTNESTSEHGPYSLQVAMQKSVNTYFIQLEQQMGLCPVKQMTDKLGLGTLANGTKIQQVASMTLGTQEVSPLQMAGAYAAFAARGLYCTPIAITSVTGSNGKDIGVPSANCNQAMSQTTADGINTLLLGVTEKGTGSALGLDDGRQIAGKTGTTDNRYAAWFTGYTPDLVTSVWLGGVGGNVPMRNIRIGGKPFSAVYGSDGPGPIWQKAMNDALDGSAPRSFQKVDIPQPTQSPSPGDSPSAPSGDNVQGGNNGWPTGGATTAGATTPGGGGGGGGANGGNNGGNTGGSNDGGLVNGGITLPPGTIGGNTTKPGRH
- a CDS encoding GatB/YqeY domain-containing protein; the encoded protein is MTTLKEQLQEDLTAAIKARDELRSSTLRLTLSAVTSAEVAGEEKRVLSDDEVLQVIGKEAKKRREAATAFEGAGRAEQAARERAEGEVLAEFLPKQLSDEELAAVVAAAVAESGASGPQGMGAVMKLVRPQVEGKADGGRVAAAVKAALAG